DNA from Candidatus Eisenbacteria bacterium:
CGCGTTCACCTGCCGGATACTGTCGCTGGTGGTCCCGTCGAGCAGGATCACGCCCTTCGAGCCCCAGCAGCCGTCCGCGGCCGATCGGGCGTCGCAGATCAGCTGCGCCGGGCCGCCGGCGGCCGGGATCTTCTTCAGTTGCGTGCCCACCATGAAGGCGAGGTAGCGGCTGTCCGGGGACCAGAACGGCCGGCCCGCTCCCTCGGTGCCCGCGAGCGCAGTGGCCGTCAGGGTGTGGACCGGGCGGACCCAGATCAGCGCCTTCCCGCTGGTGTCGGTGGCGAGGAAGGCCAGCGTGCGCCCGTCGGGCGAGATTCGCGGCCACTGCATGGTGCGGATGCCGTTGGTGGGCATCACGCTGAACCGGGTCGCCGGCGTGGAGGGCACCGGGTGCGTGGCCATCCAGGCGGCCAGCCCCAGGGACAGCAGCGCCAGCCCCGCGGAGAGCGCCCACGCGAGGCGCTCGCGGCCCTTGCGGCGGGCGGACACCGTGACCGGCACGCCCGCCTGCGAGCCCGCCGTGGCGATCCACTCCAGTTCGCGGCGGATGTCCGCGGCGCTGTGCCAGCGGTCCTCGGGGTCCTTGGCCAGGCACTGGGAGACCAGGCGGTCCAGCGCCGGCGGGGCCGTGGGCGCCACCTGGGACACCGAGGACGGCACGCGCTCCATGATCGCGCTGATGAGGCTGGCCTGGCTGCGGCCCTCGAACGCACGCTTGCCGGTGGCCATCTCGAAGAGCACGCAGCCGAACGCCCAGATGTCGCTGCGCGAGTCCGCGTCGCGCCCCTCGAGCTGCTCCGGGGACATGTACTGGAACGTGCCCACCAGGGTGCCCTCGACGGTCAGGGGCTTGGCGATCGTCGGCGACTGCGTGAGCGCGGCCATGGTGAGTCCGCTGCCCGTGCCCGGGCCCTCCAGGCCGGTGGCGCGGGCCAGCCCGAAGTCCATCAGCTTGGCGCCGTTGCGCGTGAGCATGATGTTGCCGGGCTTGAGGTCGCGGTGGATGATGCCGGCCTTGTGCGCCTTGTCCAGCGCGTCCGCGATCTCCGCCCCCAGCTTGAGGACCTGCTCGGCGGGAAGGGCGCCCTTCGCCAGCCGCGCCTCCAGCGTCTCCCCTTCCACCAGCTCCATGATCAGGAAATCGACGTCACCCTCGCGGCCGACATCGAAGAGCGTGCAGATGTGCGGGTGATTGAGGCTGGAGATGGACTTCGCCTCGCGTTCAAAGCGCGCGCGCAGTTCCGGGGTGGCGGCGAGGTGCTGCGGCAGGACCTTGAGCGCGACGTCGCGGCCGAGCCGGTTGTCGCGGGCCCGGTACACTTCACCCATGCCGCCGGCGCCGAGGGGTGCAAGGACTTCATACGGACCGAAGCGCGAACCAATGGACAGGGGCATGGGGGCCTCGACGTGGCGGCCAGCCTCGATCGAAATGCGGGAGACGGGTGAGCGGAAGCGGAGCGGGGATGCCCCCGCTCCGCAGATGCGACTGGACCGTCAGTTCTTGGGATGTAGGGAGACCGGTCCGCGATTCCCTCGAAATCCACAAAATGTTCTATTCACGGGACTTGGGCGCTCCCGGAGCCGGAACTCCGGGCCTCACCGCGCCAGCCGCGCCGCCTCCTTTGCCAGCCACGAGCCGATCACGTTGCGCTGGATCTGGTTGGTGCCTTCGTAGATCTGGGTGATCTTGGCGTCGCGCATCATCTTCTCCACCGGGTAGTCGCTCATGTAGCCGTAGCCACCCAGGATCTGCACCGCGTCGGTGGTGACCTTCATGGCCACGTCGCTGGCGTACATCTTGGCCATCGCGGAGAGGGAGCCGACGTCCCGCATGTCCCCGGCGTCCACGCGGGCGGCGACGGAGTAGATCAGGGCCTTGGCCGCCTCGACCTGCGTGGCCATGTCGGCCAGCATCCACTGCAGACCCTGGAAGTTCACGATGCTCTGCCCGAACTGCTTGCGCTGGTGCGCGTAGCGCAGCGCCTCCTCCAGCGCCCCCTCGGCGATCCCGAGCGCCTGAGCGGCCACGCCGGGCCGCGAGACATCGAAGGTCTTCATGGCCACCACGAAGCCCTGGCCCTCGCGCCCCAGGAGATTCTCCTTCGGCACGCGGGCGTCCTCGAAGACCAGTTCGCGCGTGGCGGACGCGCGGATGCCCATCTTGTGCTCCGTCTTCCCGAAGGTGAACCCCGGCGTGCCCTTCTCGATGATGAAACACGACGCTCCGCGCGCACCCTTCTTGGGGTCGGTCAGCGCCACGGTGGTGTAGATGTCGGCCTCCCCCCCGTTGGTGATGAAGACCTTGGTGCCGTTGAGCACGTAGTCGTCACCGTCCTTGCGCGCGGTGGTGCGCTGGGCGCCGGCGTCGGAGCCGGCCATGGGCTCGGTCAGCCCGAACGCCGCCAGCCGGCTCCCGGAGGCGATCTGGGGGAGGTATTTCTGCTTCTGCGCGTCGGAGCCGAACAGCAGGATCGGGAAGGTGCCCAGCGCGGTGCCGGCGAAGGCCAGCGCGATGCCCGCGCAGGCCTTGGACAGCTCCTCGGTGGCCAGGCACATGTTGGTGATGCCGTAGCCGCTCTCGACCATGCCCTCGTATTGGGCGGGGATGAACACGCGGAACAGGTCCACCTTCGCCAGCTCCTTCACGATGTCCCAGGGGAAGGTGCCCGCCTCGTCATACTTCGCCCGGACCGGTTTGACCTTCTCTTCGGCGATGGTGCGCGCCAGGTCCCGGATCGCGAGCTGCTCTTCGGTGAGAATGGGATCCACTCACGCCTCCTGCGATCAATCGCGGCCGTGCAGGGGGCGACCGCCCCCGGTTTCCCAGACTGAGGTGGTGCGGCTTCGGTGCTGCAGGCCCGGCTCGGCCTCTGCGGTCCTACTTCTTCCCCACCAGCTTCTCCACCTCGCCCAGCGTGCGCTCGAACGCGTGCATGGCCGCTTCGATGGGGGCGGGCTGGGTCAGGTCCACGCCGGCCTTCCGCAGCAGCGTGAGCGGCGGCTCCGAACAGCCGCCCTTGAGCATTCCCAGGTAGGCCTCCGCGGCCGGCGGCCCCAGCTGGCGCACCCGGTCGGCGATGGCGATGCCGCTGGTGAGCCCGGTGGCGTACTGGTAGACGTAGTACTTGAAGAAGAAGTGCGGGATGTACGCCCATTCCATGCCGTCGTTCTCACCCAGCGTGTAGGCCGGGCCGTAGTAGCGGCGCACCAGCTCCGAGTAGGTGGAGTCGAGCAGGGTGGCCGTGACCGGAACGCCCTTCTCCACGTAGCCGTGCACCGCGCGCTCGAATTCCGCGAACAGGGTCTGGCGGAAGATGGTTCCCCGCATGGTCTCCAGGCGGTCCACGAGGAGGTACGCCTTCTCGGCGTCGCTCTTCGAGTGGGCCACGAGGTAGTCGTTCAGGAGCGCCTCGTTGCAGGTGGAGGCGATCTCGGCCAGGAAGGTCACGTAGCGCGC
Protein-coding regions in this window:
- a CDS encoding acyl-CoA dehydrogenase family protein, with translation MDPILTEEQLAIRDLARTIAEEKVKPVRAKYDEAGTFPWDIVKELAKVDLFRVFIPAQYEGMVESGYGITNMCLATEELSKACAGIALAFAGTALGTFPILLFGSDAQKQKYLPQIASGSRLAAFGLTEPMAGSDAGAQRTTARKDGDDYVLNGTKVFITNGGEADIYTTVALTDPKKGARGASCFIIEKGTPGFTFGKTEHKMGIRASATRELVFEDARVPKENLLGREGQGFVVAMKTFDVSRPGVAAQALGIAEGALEEALRYAHQRKQFGQSIVNFQGLQWMLADMATQVEAAKALIYSVAARVDAGDMRDVGSLSAMAKMYASDVAMKVTTDAVQILGGYGYMSDYPVEKMMRDAKITQIYEGTNQIQRNVIGSWLAKEAARLAR
- a CDS encoding protein kinase — protein: MPLSIGSRFGPYEVLAPLGAGGMGEVYRARDNRLGRDVALKVLPQHLAATPELRARFEREAKSISSLNHPHICTLFDVGREGDVDFLIMELVEGETLEARLAKGALPAEQVLKLGAEIADALDKAHKAGIIHRDLKPGNIMLTRNGAKLMDFGLARATGLEGPGTGSGLTMAALTQSPTIAKPLTVEGTLVGTFQYMSPEQLEGRDADSRSDIWAFGCVLFEMATGKRAFEGRSQASLISAIMERVPSSVSQVAPTAPPALDRLVSQCLAKDPEDRWHSAADIRRELEWIATAGSQAGVPVTVSARRKGRERLAWALSAGLALLSLGLAAWMATHPVPSTPATRFSVMPTNGIRTMQWPRISPDGRTLAFLATDTSGKALIWVRPVHTLTATALAGTEGAGRPFWSPDSRYLAFMVGTQLKKIPAAGGPAQLICDARSAADGCWGSKGVILLDGTTSDSIRQVNAEGGEITAATTLNHKRGETSHAWPAFLPDGRHFLFLANSPSRDSTRLCVGCLGSKQVKVLGAGATRMEFAPPGFVVYGAEGTLMARPFDTRSLQFRGEPFPVAERVESSGDLVHFSVSNTGVITFMPSGAGERSRLVWLDRTGREVGHVGGPAAYGDFAISPDGSRVCYGQVDPGTRTSDLWVWDSRREVATKLTFDPKTSEIWPVWAPDGSRIAYASDTRGTYTVWTLPASGTGEPREVCRSSGPTGPSGWPGAGPMLVLNYDDGAPRICTASADTLGPPRPLIGGKAGYTGAQLSPDGRWIAYRSDESGRGEIYVQSFPPSGGKWQVSIQGGGQPFWRGDGKELYYRDRSNGVMAVPVSTSTGFEAGIPVRLFERPAAGGNIIRNRIAPSADGQRFLMNVPEESGALATFTVVQGWTSEIRRK